From a single Miscanthus floridulus cultivar M001 chromosome 8, ASM1932011v1, whole genome shotgun sequence genomic region:
- the LOC136473452 gene encoding uncharacterized protein isoform X1: MSAAEARAAWQRAANRCLVQEDRKRAPKLACCPPSAEQHGTNNGNCRNSADRPICSLVPLRWNSMHSNLPPDFRWWVQSQPNFGIQKDIVSERLCSLGRDIHEKQVEDSAPQPKHEEILLCQAVDTSTEKIGDVLDPPWMVSSAFTKYSLETGLEEMKTVGSYSQVSKCIETLSNCLYKDNESQDFECIDQAPLKNPDKANFDMDAPWKGEKTRPWWQIADEDQLASLVAERATQHIENCDLPRPTQTVRINRTEPYTHKHIGDYGGPSSPAGRVSHPVPGHCDHIECSYSTGSTDELVLLYGNGVWEQHGRNDTYSVAQYFSSSSTTRLESKQTLQNASERDKILEALRHSQTRAREADMAAKKAHNEKDDVIKLLFRQASHLFACNQWLKIMQLENIVLQLKHKEHQIAAIIPELPWLTLKEKPTQGQEQRHWTRRKGRRQKKGGGFFDAILFAVGLGLAGAGFLLGWALGWLLPKL, from the exons ATGTCTGCTGCTGAAGCAAGGGCTGCTTGGCAACGTGCTGCAAACCGTTGCCTGGTTCAGGAGGACAGGAAGAGAGCTCCAAAACTAGCTTGCTGTCCACCATCGGCTGAACAACATGGTACAAACAATGGGAACTGTCGAAATTCTGCAGATCGTCCCATCTGCAGTTTAGTGCCTTTGAGATGGAATTCCATGCATTCTAATCTGCCACCAGATTTCAGATGGTGGGTTCAGTCACAGCCAAATTTTGGGATCCAGAAGGATATTGTTAGTGAGCGGCTGTGTTCGTTGGGCAGGGACATTCATGAGAAGCAAGTGGAAGATTCAGCGCCACAACCTAAACATGAGGAAATATTACTCTGTCAAGCAGTTGACACCAGCACTGAAAAGATTGGGGATGTTTTGGATCCTCCATGGATGGTTTCGTCAGCCTTTACAAAGTATTCCCTTGAAACAGGCTTAGAAGAGATGAAGACTGTTGGTAGCTATTCTCAAGTGTCTAAGTGCATAGAAACTCTCAGCAATTGTTTGTACAAGGATAATGAATCCCAAGATTTTGAATGTATTGACCAAGCACCTTTGAAGAACCCAGATAAGGCTAATTTTGATATGGATGCGCCTTGGAAAGGTGAAAAGACTCGACCATGGTGGCAGATCGCTGATGAGGACCAGCTTGCTTCACTGGTTGCAGAAAGAGCAACACAGCACATTGAGAATTGTGATCTACCAAGGCCTACCCAGACAGTACGTATTAACAGGACAGAACCATATACTCACAAACATATAGGTGACTATGGGGGACCTTCATCTCCTGCAGGAAGAGTGTCACATCCTGTTCCTGGACATTGTGACCATATCGAGTGTAGCTATAGCACAGGAAGTACAGATGAGTTGGTTTTGTTATATGGTAATGGAGTTTGGGAACAGCATGGAAGGAATGATACATATAG CGTGGCTCAATATTTTTCTAGCAGTAGCACAACCAGATTGGAGAGCAAACAAACCCTCCAGAATGCTTCAGAGCGAGACAAGATTTTGGAGGCACTCCGCCATTCACAAACCCGTGCTAGAGAAGCTGATATGGCTGCCAAGAAAGCGCACAATGAGAAAGACGATGTCATCAAGCTTTTGTTCCGACAGGCCTCACATCTCTTTGCTTGTAATCAGTGGCTGAAAATAATGCAGCTGGAGAATATTGTCCTGCAGCTCAAGCACAAAGAGCATCAGATAGCAGCCATCATACCTGAACTTCCATGGTTAACCCTAAAAGAGAAGCCTACACAGGGTCAGGAACAGAGACATTGGACTAGGAGGAAAGGTAGAAGGCAGAAGAAGGGAGGCGGGTTCTTTGACGCGATCTTATTTGCTGTTGGGTTAGGTCTTGCTGGAGCTGGGTTTCTTCTTGGGTGGGCTCTTGGGTGGCTGCTGCCAAAGTTGTAA
- the LOC136473452 gene encoding uncharacterized protein isoform X2 — MSAAEARAAWQRAANRCLVQEDRKRAPKLACCPPSAEQHDFRWWVQSQPNFGIQKDIVSERLCSLGRDIHEKQVEDSAPQPKHEEILLCQAVDTSTEKIGDVLDPPWMVSSAFTKYSLETGLEEMKTVGSYSQVSKCIETLSNCLYKDNESQDFECIDQAPLKNPDKANFDMDAPWKGEKTRPWWQIADEDQLASLVAERATQHIENCDLPRPTQTVRINRTEPYTHKHIGDYGGPSSPAGRVSHPVPGHCDHIECSYSTGSTDELVLLYGNGVWEQHGRNDTYSVAQYFSSSSTTRLESKQTLQNASERDKILEALRHSQTRAREADMAAKKAHNEKDDVIKLLFRQASHLFACNQWLKIMQLENIVLQLKHKEHQIAAIIPELPWLTLKEKPTQGQEQRHWTRRKGRRQKKGGGFFDAILFAVGLGLAGAGFLLGWALGWLLPKL; from the exons ATGTCTGCTGCTGAAGCAAGGGCTGCTTGGCAACGTGCTGCAAACCGTTGCCTGGTTCAGGAGGACAGGAAGAGAGCTCCAAAACTAGCTTGCTGTCCACCATCGGCTGAACAACATG ATTTCAGATGGTGGGTTCAGTCACAGCCAAATTTTGGGATCCAGAAGGATATTGTTAGTGAGCGGCTGTGTTCGTTGGGCAGGGACATTCATGAGAAGCAAGTGGAAGATTCAGCGCCACAACCTAAACATGAGGAAATATTACTCTGTCAAGCAGTTGACACCAGCACTGAAAAGATTGGGGATGTTTTGGATCCTCCATGGATGGTTTCGTCAGCCTTTACAAAGTATTCCCTTGAAACAGGCTTAGAAGAGATGAAGACTGTTGGTAGCTATTCTCAAGTGTCTAAGTGCATAGAAACTCTCAGCAATTGTTTGTACAAGGATAATGAATCCCAAGATTTTGAATGTATTGACCAAGCACCTTTGAAGAACCCAGATAAGGCTAATTTTGATATGGATGCGCCTTGGAAAGGTGAAAAGACTCGACCATGGTGGCAGATCGCTGATGAGGACCAGCTTGCTTCACTGGTTGCAGAAAGAGCAACACAGCACATTGAGAATTGTGATCTACCAAGGCCTACCCAGACAGTACGTATTAACAGGACAGAACCATATACTCACAAACATATAGGTGACTATGGGGGACCTTCATCTCCTGCAGGAAGAGTGTCACATCCTGTTCCTGGACATTGTGACCATATCGAGTGTAGCTATAGCACAGGAAGTACAGATGAGTTGGTTTTGTTATATGGTAATGGAGTTTGGGAACAGCATGGAAGGAATGATACATATAG CGTGGCTCAATATTTTTCTAGCAGTAGCACAACCAGATTGGAGAGCAAACAAACCCTCCAGAATGCTTCAGAGCGAGACAAGATTTTGGAGGCACTCCGCCATTCACAAACCCGTGCTAGAGAAGCTGATATGGCTGCCAAGAAAGCGCACAATGAGAAAGACGATGTCATCAAGCTTTTGTTCCGACAGGCCTCACATCTCTTTGCTTGTAATCAGTGGCTGAAAATAATGCAGCTGGAGAATATTGTCCTGCAGCTCAAGCACAAAGAGCATCAGATAGCAGCCATCATACCTGAACTTCCATGGTTAACCCTAAAAGAGAAGCCTACACAGGGTCAGGAACAGAGACATTGGACTAGGAGGAAAGGTAGAAGGCAGAAGAAGGGAGGCGGGTTCTTTGACGCGATCTTATTTGCTGTTGGGTTAGGTCTTGCTGGAGCTGGGTTTCTTCTTGGGTGGGCTCTTGGGTGGCTGCTGCCAAAGTTGTAA